TAAATGGGGAGTTGTGCTGTAAGATTTATCCATTTTCTGGTGGTAAGGTTTTGGTCATTTGACCCAATgagatttataatttttctttcaaacttaTTCTGGCATTCGTTGCCAGTAATGATGTAGTTCTAACTTTGTGGCAGAAGCATACGGGGGGTCTGATGAAGATAGAAAGATTATACTGCCTGGCTCTTTTAACCCATTACATGACGGTCACCTCAAGCTGTTGGAAGTTGCTATGAGGTAGGCTAGTATGTCTTTACTATTTGCTTAACGAGTTCCTATTTCTCTTTCAGGTGaacatgtttaaaataaaaacagtggTTGATGCTAATCATATGTATAACCTAAGTCTTCTGTGTATCTTTTCTGTCTTTGACTCTTTGCTGGctctatgtttcttttttgacatgctgactctctgtttttttagttgaatCTAATTTGCTATTTTGTGCAAGGTAAGTAGTAATTCATAATTTCTTTCGTTGTGTTCCACTCCACATGTTGTGATTGGATTTTGAGAGACCTCTGgcattttaagaattttataatCTCCAAACAACAAATCAGATAACTGTCCTTTTTCTCTGCAACATAAAATGTGAACAATCTTACTAGCAGATTTGTTTATGCAGCGTTTGTGGGGGCGGGTACCCATGCTTTGAAATATCCGCAATAAATGCCGACAAACCACCACTTTCAGTTGCACAGATCAAAGATCGTGTAAAGCAATTTGAAGCAGTTGGTAGGCGCTTCTCTTATTCACGCACTATCtatttatgttttcaattcCGTGCACCACTTTTTTTGGCATCTCTAAGTTACAACCATCTTATGGGAAAGACCAATCAGTTTTGTGATCCAGAATCGAGCTATAAATGTTTGAATGCAATGTTATGTCTATTTGCATGTGCATcatttgatattggttttgtatCTGGTTGGCAGGAAAGACGGTAATAGTTTCAAATCAGCCATACTTCTACAGGAAAGCTGAGCTCTTCCCAGGAAGCAGTTTTGTAATTGGCGCTGACACTGCAGCAAGGCTTGTCAATGTATGTAATTACTGAGAGTTTTCCTGCTcgtctttttgtttctttccttcaaCTACAATTATATTTGTATGCTACACTGTTGCGATCAGCGACTTAAAAAACTTAATGAGTCACAGACATTTGAGGTGCTCTATTTCCAATTCCATACTATCAAAGATGATGAAGGAACTGAACTTCTTGCAGCCAAAGTACTATGAAGGAAGCTACAAAAGGATGTTGGAAATACTTGGTGATTGCAAACGGACAGGTTGCAGTTTCCTTGTTGGTGGCCGCAATGTAGATGGTGTATTTAAGGTTTGACTTGAGCAGTAGAAGTAGAACTTCGATCAATACAAATTTACTCTTTTGAGGGTTGTCTATGAGATTGTATACCTAATGCCTTATCTTTGCTCTGCAGGTTCTTGAAGATCTTGATATTCCAAAGGAAATAGTCGACATGTTTATCTCAATTCCAGCAGAAAAATTCCGGATGGATATATCCTCCACCGAGATAAGAAAAAACCAAGGGGGTGTTACTTCATAATACACGAATTAATGAATTTTCGACCCGCATTTAAGTTAAGTTTTGGGGCCGCAAGACAGTTTCTTCTGTGCAGTTGCTTTTTGATATGATCTTTACTGTTccattttattagttattatgGAATGCTTACGTATTGCACAAACGAGTTTGGAAAAGGATATCCtttgtattaattattagaGCACCACCTTATTAGTTATTATGGAATGCTTACGTATAGCCTCGCACCAGCTTGGAAAAggatattttctttgttcttgcaATGCTTGTGTGTAATACTACTGTAGTTGCAACCTTAtactttgtatagaggtgtCCAAGAACTCCCAAAAGTT
The Camelina sativa cultivar DH55 chromosome 6, Cs, whole genome shotgun sequence genome window above contains:
- the LOC104789884 gene encoding uncharacterized protein LOC104789884 isoform X4; translated protein: MGEAAIRAIVEAIHSSPTQAVVYLSGGASLALGWLMSVPGASNTLLEAVVPYSRVSMVQLLGRVPSQHCSQAMAKEMALLAYNRALKLSRPGYPVLGVGFTGSLATSLPKRGDHRFFLSMRASNRIWESSVTLTKNLRSREEEDEVSSCALIQAMAKACQVSGTLDSGLTESEVPYESETQFSEEQELEQLINGELCCKIYPFSGAYGGSDEDRKIILPGSFNPLHDGHLKLLEVAMSVCGGGYPCFEISAINADKPPLSVAQIKDRVKQFEAVGKTVIVSNQPYFYRKAELFPGSSFVIGADTAARLVNPKYYEGSYKRMLEILGDCKRTGCSFLVGGRNVDGVFKVLEDLDIPKEIVDMFISIPAEKFRMDISSTEIRKNQGGVTS
- the LOC104789884 gene encoding uncharacterized protein LOC104789884 isoform X3, which encodes MGEAAIRAIVEAIHSSPTQAVVYLSGGASLALGWLMSVPGASNTLLEAVVPYSRVSMVQLLGRVPSQHCSQAMAKEMALLAYNRALKLSRPGYPVLGVGFTGSLATSLPKRGDHRFFLSMRASNRIWESSVTLTKNLRSREEEDEVSSCALIQVAMAKACQVSGTLDSGLTESEVPYESETQFSEEQELEQLINGELCCKIYPFSGAYGGSDEDRKIILPGSFNPLHDGHLKLLEVAMSVCGGGYPCFEISAINADKPPLSVAQIKDRVKQFEAVGKTVIVSNQPYFYRKAELFPGSSFVIGADTAARLVNPKYYEGSYKRMLEILGDCKRTGCSFLVGGRNVDGVFKVLEDLDIPKEIVDMFISIPAEKFRMDISSTEIRKNQGGVTS
- the LOC104789884 gene encoding uncharacterized protein LOC104789884 isoform X1, whose protein sequence is MGEAAIRAIVEAIHSSPTQAVVYLSGGASLALGWLMSVPGASNTLLEAVVPYSRVSMVQLLGRVPSQHCSQAMAKEMALLAYNRALKLSRPGYPVLGVGFTGSLATSLPKRGDHRFFLSMRASNRIWESSVTLTKNLRSREEEDEVSSCALIQVAMAKACQVSGTLDSGLTESEVPYESETQFSEEQELEQLINGELCCKIYPFSGEAYGGSDEDRKIILPGSFNPLHDGHLKLLEVAMSVCGGGYPCFEISAINADKPPLSVAQIKDRVKQFEAVGKTVIVSNQPYFYRKAELFPGSSFVIGADTAARLVNPKYYEGSYKRMLEILGDCKRTGCSFLVGGRNVDGVFKVLEDLDIPKEIVDMFISIPAEKFRMDISSTEIRKNQGGVTS
- the LOC104789884 gene encoding uncharacterized protein LOC104789884 isoform X2, giving the protein MGEAAIRAIVEAIHSSPTQAVVYLSGGASLALGWLMSVPGASNTLLEAVVPYSRVSMVQLLGRVPSQHCSQAMAKEMALLAYNRALKLSRPGYPVLGVGFTGSLATSLPKRGDHRFFLSMRASNRIWESSVTLTKNLRSREEEDEVSSCALIQAMAKACQVSGTLDSGLTESEVPYESETQFSEEQELEQLINGELCCKIYPFSGEAYGGSDEDRKIILPGSFNPLHDGHLKLLEVAMSVCGGGYPCFEISAINADKPPLSVAQIKDRVKQFEAVGKTVIVSNQPYFYRKAELFPGSSFVIGADTAARLVNPKYYEGSYKRMLEILGDCKRTGCSFLVGGRNVDGVFKVLEDLDIPKEIVDMFISIPAEKFRMDISSTEIRKNQGGVTS